The following proteins come from a genomic window of Megalops cyprinoides isolate fMegCyp1 chromosome 6, fMegCyp1.pri, whole genome shotgun sequence:
- the LOC118779921 gene encoding SUZ domain-containing protein 1-like — protein MEDDEVAESWEEAADSGEIERRLEAKLRISQKEKKSSAGSGRSPLKTAIVIQDDSLPAAPPPQIRILKRPSSNGSLGSPAASTRPVLQVKSLAQREAEYAEARRRILGSATPDDAPQDRPSTDRPARMSAPQPSEDLKPNNHAIRQPTGPDGTQGFRQRR, from the exons GAAATCGAGAGAAGACTGGAGGCGAAATTGCGGATCAGTCAAAAAGAAAA GAAATCCAGCGCCGGCTCCGGGCGCTCCCCCTTGAAGACGGCCATCGTGATCCAGGACGACTCCCTCCCCGCGGCTCCCCCGCCCCAGATCCGCATACTGAAGCGGCCCTCCAGCAACGGCTCCCTGGGGTCCCCCGCCGCCTCCACCCGGCCCGTCCTGCAGGTGAAGTCGCTCGCCCAGCGGGAGGCGGAGTATGCCGAGGCCAGGAGGCGGATCCTGGGCAGCGCCACGCCCGACGACGCACCTCAGGACAGACCCAGCACGGACAG GCCGGCACGCATGAGCGCCCCCCAGCCCTCGGAGGACTTAAAGCCGAACAATCACGCGATCCGCCAGCCGACCGGACCTGACGGCACACAAGGCTTTCGCCAGCGCAGAtag
- the necap2 gene encoding adaptin ear-binding coat-associated protein 2 isoform X1 — translation MAEDTGYESVICVKPEVHVYRIPPRATNRGYRAADWKLDEPAWSGRLRITSKGKMAFIKLEDKISGELFAQAPVEQYPGSVVEAVTDSSRYFVVRIEDGNGRHAFIGLGFADRGDSFDFNVALQDHFKWVRQESELAKQEADQSAAPKLDLGFKEGQTIKINIGNIKKKDAPGAAKSRPMGSGLLPPPPGAKGGGLLPPPGAQQPAAPAQPNAAATLLDFGSPTPAPAPAPAPAQPSLDLWGDFTTASSSSNKGTVNSGWVQF, via the exons atggcagaagACACTGGCTACGAATCCGTCATCTGTGTCAAACCAGAGGTACATGTCTACCGGATCCCTCCCCGGGCGACGAACCGGGGCTATCG GGCTGCAGACTGGAAGCTGGATGAGCCAGCCTGGAGCGGCAGGCTCCGGATCACCTCCAAAGGCAAGATGGCCTTCATCAAGCTGGAGGACAAGATCTCAG GAGAACTATTTGCCCAGGCGCCGGTGGAGCAGTACCCAGGAAGTGTGGTCGAGGCCGTGACAGACTCCAGCCGATACTTTGTGGTGCGGATAGAGGACGGCAATG GGCGCCACGCGTTTATCGGCCTCGGGTTCGCTGACCGCGGTGACTCCTTCGACTTCAACGTGGCTCTGCAGGACCACTTCAA ATGGGTTCGACAGGAAAGTGAGCTGGCGAAACAGGAGGCCGATCAGAGCGCGGCGCCAAAACTGGACCTGGGCTTCAAAGAAGGGCAGACTATCAAGATCAACATTGGG AACATCAAGAAGAAAGACGCTCCAGGGGCAGCTAAGTCTCGACCAATGGGCAGCGggctcctccctcctcctccaggcgcAAAAGGGGGCGgtctccttccccctcctggAGCACAGCAGCCGGCCGCACCTGCGCAGCCTAACGCAG CAGCTACCCTATTAGATTTCGGGTCTCCCACCCCTGCTCcagcccctgcccccgcccccgcccagCCCTCCCTCGATTTGTGGGGCGACTTCACCACGGCTTCTTCCAG CTCTAACAAGGGCACTGTCAATTCAGGATGGGTGCAGTTTTAA
- the necap2 gene encoding adaptin ear-binding coat-associated protein 2 isoform X2 produces the protein MAEDTGYESVICVKPEVHVYRIPPRATNRGYRAADWKLDEPAWSGRLRITSKGKMAFIKLEDKISGELFAQAPVEQYPGSVVEAVTDSSRYFVVRIEDGNGRHAFIGLGFADRGDSFDFNVALQDHFKWVRQESELAKQEADQSAAPKLDLGFKEGQTIKINIGNIKKKDAPGAAKSRPMGSGLLPPPPGAKGGGLLPPPGAQQPAAPAQPNAATLLDFGSPTPAPAPAPAPAQPSLDLWGDFTTASSSSNKGTVNSGWVQF, from the exons atggcagaagACACTGGCTACGAATCCGTCATCTGTGTCAAACCAGAGGTACATGTCTACCGGATCCCTCCCCGGGCGACGAACCGGGGCTATCG GGCTGCAGACTGGAAGCTGGATGAGCCAGCCTGGAGCGGCAGGCTCCGGATCACCTCCAAAGGCAAGATGGCCTTCATCAAGCTGGAGGACAAGATCTCAG GAGAACTATTTGCCCAGGCGCCGGTGGAGCAGTACCCAGGAAGTGTGGTCGAGGCCGTGACAGACTCCAGCCGATACTTTGTGGTGCGGATAGAGGACGGCAATG GGCGCCACGCGTTTATCGGCCTCGGGTTCGCTGACCGCGGTGACTCCTTCGACTTCAACGTGGCTCTGCAGGACCACTTCAA ATGGGTTCGACAGGAAAGTGAGCTGGCGAAACAGGAGGCCGATCAGAGCGCGGCGCCAAAACTGGACCTGGGCTTCAAAGAAGGGCAGACTATCAAGATCAACATTGGG AACATCAAGAAGAAAGACGCTCCAGGGGCAGCTAAGTCTCGACCAATGGGCAGCGggctcctccctcctcctccaggcgcAAAAGGGGGCGgtctccttccccctcctggAGCACAGCAGCCGGCCGCACCTGCGCAGCCTAACGCAG CTACCCTATTAGATTTCGGGTCTCCCACCCCTGCTCcagcccctgcccccgcccccgcccagCCCTCCCTCGATTTGTGGGGCGACTTCACCACGGCTTCTTCCAG CTCTAACAAGGGCACTGTCAATTCAGGATGGGTGCAGTTTTAA